The following nucleotide sequence is from Chloroherpetonaceae bacterium.
AAAGTCCTAATGCGTGAGCGCCAAATGATGCTTGAATACTTTGCCGAAAACCCTGAGGCAGATCAAGCATCTTACAAGCCTGATATGGAAGAGTATCAAACCGCTATCAAGAAGCATCTTTTGCCTGCTGCGCGGCTCGATATTGTTCGCTTTTTTCACCAGCACTGCATTGTGCCTACATCAATGATTGACATCTCAGATGGTTTAGGCTCTGAAATCAAACATATCTGCGAACAGTCGGGCACAGGCGCACTGCTTGAAGAAAGCAAGTTGCCTATTCTCTCCGAAGTGCGTGAAATCGCTAGTGAGTTCGAGGACGATGCTCTTGTTTATGCACTATTTGGTGGCGAGGACTATGAGCTTTGCTTTACTATTCAGCCCAGCGACTTTCCAAAGATTGAGCAAGCAAAAGACATTTATGTCATCGGTCAAATTCAGCCCAAAGAATTCGGCATTAAGCTGCGCGATATATACGGGCGTGACGAAGACCTCTCACAACACTCAGGCTTCGATCACTTTGCTGCGCCCAAACCACAAGAGCCGCATCACAACCATTCGCACGACGAGGAACATGACCATGACGCAGAGGCCGATTCTCCCGCTTAGGGCAAGCTACGGTAAAGATTCCTGCAAGGCTTTGAGCAATACGCCTTCGCTTTCAGTCAGGTTGATTTTTTTCTCTCGGCATACCTGCGCTACCTCAGAGAGTGCGACCACTGCATTCATTGCATCAGGCACCTGACGCAATGCTTGCAAAGCTTGTTTTACAGCACCCACCTTTACCCACTCAACCGCAATCTGGCGGCACATTTCTAGTTGCTTTGTATGTGCCTTGATTTCAGGCAGCGCTGTGATGCTTGCTTGAAATGCTGAGTCTGCCTTGTCTGACTTGGCTTTGTGCAGTTCGACAGCCACAGTAGCCATGGCCTTCACTTTCACCTCTGGATTAGCCAGATTTGCCCTTAGACTTAGTGCTTCCAGGAGCAACGGTAGCGCCTGTGCTGGCTCACCAGCTTGCGTGAAAGCAAATCCTACCTCAAATGTAGCGATTGCACGATGCTGCGGGACTTTTACGCGCTGCATTGCTAAGTTTGCCTTGCTAAACATTTTTGCTTCGGCAAAATCCGCCGCCAATTCTGCTGCGACAGCCGACTTGTCAAAGTCCACTGGAATCGCATTAATTGCTGCAATCGCTTCATCGGCTTTGGTTTGCGCCTCGCTTGGGAAACCTGCTTGCGCCAGCACTACCGCAACTTTGCCAATCGCCTCTGCCCGATTGGACGTGTTGCGAATTGAGCGCGCCAGTTGATACATCTGTTCAGCCACTTGCTTCGCTTCAGCACCTTGCCCTTGGCGCCCAAGCTGCACCGCAATTTGGCTAAGCACCTTCAAACGCTCTGGCACATCGGGGATAGCGGCTGCAAGAGACTGTGCCACAGTGAATTCCTTTACTTGCAAAAGCAGTTCTACCAATGCTTCACGAACCGCCATTGCACTGGCTTTGTCATTCAGCTTGCTTACACTGGCTACAGCACTCTGCAGCACCTTTTTCCCATCGGCTTGGCGCTGCGCTTGGAAAAATTCCACTGCCAGTCTCCCAAGCTCTGTTGCTGCATCGGGGTCGTCTGGGAAGTTTTTTGGTAGCGCCAGTGCCTCTTTTAATTGATTTGCTCCTTTCCTTTCGT
It contains:
- the thiL gene encoding thiamine-phosphate kinase, whose amino-acid sequence is MSFTRISEIGEFGLIRRLHHILQPTEAKLPSLRKGIGDDCAVVALPDGKCQVISTDLLVEHIHFDLLTTPLEHLGAKAISVNVSDICAMNALPLYATVSVALSGKISVEMMESLYKGMKEAAEQYGIAIVGGDTSASTAGFVISVTIVGEADAAQLTYRSGARVGDFICVTGDLGRSYAGLKVLMRERQMMLEYFAENPEADQASYKPDMEEYQTAIKKHLLPAARLDIVRFFHQHCIVPTSMIDISDGLGSEIKHICEQSGTGALLEESKLPILSEVREIASEFEDDALVYALFGGEDYELCFTIQPSDFPKIEQAKDIYVIGQIQPKEFGIKLRDIYGRDEDLSQHSGFDHFAAPKPQEPHHNHSHDEEHDHDAEADSPA